The following DNA comes from Enterocloster bolteae.
ATTTTTCTGAAGTGACCCAGTACCGCCAGCTGTCCCAGGGCTATCATACATTCTCCATTATGGGCTCCAACGGTTACGTATATCTCCGCAAATCCATGTATGTGGGTGACGGAATGGCCACCATCGCCATTGTCAACTCCTCCACGGGCCTGGACCTGGTATCCATCCGTGATACGGCATGCCCCACGGACTGGACCTCTTCCTGCTTCCGGGTCTGCAATTTAGCCTATTACAGCGGACCAGTCAATGCCTCCCTGGGCAATATCTATTTTAACTCAGTAAACTTTGCCGATGCAGCCAGCTTCAGCCGGCTCAGCTCCGGTAACTATACCCTGCGTGTGGCCCGCTCCGCCCGCCCAGAAAACACCCTGGTTACCACGCCGGTAACATTAAATCCATCCCGGATTTATACCCTGTATGTGTTAAACTGGAATCCCTCCGCGGATACCATCCAGACACTTCTGGTAGAAGACCGGAGAAGTTAGTCAGTGATCATGAGGGAGCAGCATAAATTAATGCGGCTCCCTCCTTATTTTCCTCTTATTTACCACCTTAATTTCGGATGAAATCCTGTGTTTACGGCTCTGTTTGTGATAAAATAGTACAGGACACAGAGCCATACAGAAAGGAAAACCTGCCAATGATACGCTATGGAACCATAGGAACCAACTTTATCGTGGACCGTTTCCAGGAAGCCGCAATGGAAAATCCCAGCCTTCATTACAGTGCTGTCTATTCCAGAAATCAGGAAACAGCCGGAAACTTCGCAGCAAAATACGGGGTTGAAACAACATACACGGATCTGAATGCCTTTGCCTGCGCTGATGACCTGGACGCTGTCTATATTGCCAGCCCAAACAGCTTCCACTATGAACAGGCCGCACTTTTATTATCCCATGGAAAGCATGTTCTGTGCGAAAAGCCTATTACCTCCAATGCCAGGGAACTGGAACACCTGATTCAGCTGGCCGGCCAAAACAACGTGATTTTATTGGAAGCCATCCGCAGCATCTTTACGCCCGGCTACCAGGCCCTGGCAAAACATCTTCCCAAACTGGGAACCATCCGCAGGGCCAGCTTCCATTTCTGCCAGTATTCTTCGCGCTATGACAAGTTCAAATCCGGAATTGTGGAAAACGCATTTAACCCCATCTTTTCCAACGGTGCGCTTATGGATATAGGCGTTTACTGCGTACATCCTCTTGTGCGCCTGTTTGGAATGCCGGAAAAAATCAAAACAGACGCCGTCCTCCTGGAAAACGGCATTGACGGATCCGGGACAATCCTTGGCGTGTACAAGGATATGCAGGCTGAACTGGTGTATTCCAAAATCAGCAGCAGCCGTATTCCCAGCCAGATTCAGGGTGAAAACGGCACCATTACCACCGAAGGAATCGACCACCCCCACCAGCTTATTTTTTATGACAGAGCAGGCGGCAGACAGGTCCTGTACCAGGGTCCTGCCAAGGCGGACATGTCCGGTGAGATAGCGGAATGGCTCCGCCTTATATCAGCGGGACCCGGCAGCAATATACATAACCGGTATTCCCTGATGGCCCTTCAGGTCATGGACGAGGCCAGAAAGCAGATGGGAATTGTGTTTCCGGCGGATGAAACCTTTGCCTGATATTACATTTTATCCAGCAGATAATACATGGTTTTGCAGGCGGATGATACACAGTTTGCAGGCAGATGATACACAGTTTTCTCTTGTGCGAAACCCCAATTCGTCGTATACTATAAAATAATGCGAAAATTCAGGAGGATACAGTATGGACAAGATTAAGATGACCACCCCGATTGTTGAGATGGACGGCGATGAGATGACTCGAATTCTCTGGCAGATGATCAAAGACGACCTGCTGCTGCCATACATAGATTTAAAGACAGAGTACTATGACCTTGGACTGGAATACAGGGATGAGACCAACGACCAGGTAACCGTTGATTCCGCCAATGCCACCAAAAAGTACGGCGTGGCTGTTAAATGTGCCACCATCACCCCCAACGCCGCCCGCGTGGAGGAATACCACCTGAAGGAAATGTGGAAGAGCCCCAACGGAACCATCCGCGCCATCCTGGACGGAACCGTGTTCCGCGCCCCTATTGTAGTAAAGGGAATCGAACCATGTGTTAAGAACTGGAAGAAACCCATCACCATTGCCAGACATGCCTACGGCGATGTCTACAAGGGTTCTGAGATGAAGATACCGGGTCCGGGAAAGGTGGAGCTGGTTTACACGGCCGGGGATGGTTCCGAGAGCCGGGAACTGGTTCACGACTTCACCTGTCCGGGCATCGTACAGGGCATGCACAATATCAATCAATCCATTGAAAGCTTTGCCAGAAGCTGCTTCAACTATGCCCTGGATACAAAACAGGACCTCTGGTTCGCCACCAAGGATACCATTTCCAAAAAATACGACCATACCTTCAAGGATATTTTCCAGGAAATTTTCGACAGCGAGTATGCTGAAAAATTTAAGGCTGCCGGCATCACCTATTTCTACACCCTGATTGACGACGCCGTAGCCCGTGTCATGAAATCCGAGGGCGGTTACATCTGGGCCTGCAAGAACTACGACGGCGACGTCATGAGCGACATGATATCCTCTGCTTTCGGCTCCCTGGCCATGATGAC
Coding sequences within:
- a CDS encoding Gfo/Idh/MocA family protein; amino-acid sequence: MIRYGTIGTNFIVDRFQEAAMENPSLHYSAVYSRNQETAGNFAAKYGVETTYTDLNAFACADDLDAVYIASPNSFHYEQAALLLSHGKHVLCEKPITSNARELEHLIQLAGQNNVILLEAIRSIFTPGYQALAKHLPKLGTIRRASFHFCQYSSRYDKFKSGIVENAFNPIFSNGALMDIGVYCVHPLVRLFGMPEKIKTDAVLLENGIDGSGTILGVYKDMQAELVYSKISSSRIPSQIQGENGTITTEGIDHPHQLIFYDRAGGRQVLYQGPAKADMSGEIAEWLRLISAGPGSNIHNRYSLMALQVMDEARKQMGIVFPADETFA
- a CDS encoding NADP-dependent isocitrate dehydrogenase, whose protein sequence is MDKIKMTTPIVEMDGDEMTRILWQMIKDDLLLPYIDLKTEYYDLGLEYRDETNDQVTVDSANATKKYGVAVKCATITPNAARVEEYHLKEMWKSPNGTIRAILDGTVFRAPIVVKGIEPCVKNWKKPITIARHAYGDVYKGSEMKIPGPGKVELVYTAGDGSESRELVHDFTCPGIVQGMHNINQSIESFARSCFNYALDTKQDLWFATKDTISKKYDHTFKDIFQEIFDSEYAEKFKAAGITYFYTLIDDAVARVMKSEGGYIWACKNYDGDVMSDMISSAFGSLAMMTSVLVSPDGNYEYEAAHGTVQRHYYKHLKGEETSTNSVATIFAWTGALRKRGELDGNNELMEFADRLEKATIDTIENGEMTKDLALITTIPNPVVLNSGDFIKAVAKRL
- a CDS encoding DUF4397 domain-containing protein, with the translated sequence MNNNNPYSVPSLKMTQVEDPIDPGFTYPDTDVVIPSPDDEIDPDFSVMPPYYPDYPVRPDYPVRPNYPVRPNYPVRPNYPIPCVFCNNNQWIRGGIRLLNAATGYNPFTVYIDNQAVFSGLDFSEVTQYRQLSQGYHTFSIMGSNGYVYLRKSMYVGDGMATIAIVNSSTGLDLVSIRDTACPTDWTSSCFRVCNLAYYSGPVNASLGNIYFNSVNFADAASFSRLSSGNYTLRVARSARPENTLVTTPVTLNPSRIYTLYVLNWNPSADTIQTLLVEDRRS